In one window of Arachis ipaensis cultivar K30076 chromosome B06, Araip1.1, whole genome shotgun sequence DNA:
- the LOC107648726 gene encoding protein IWS1 homolog 1 isoform X2 encodes MKKLSDEEINVNRKLAKELVDKWSRPIFNKSTRFEDMRNAEDDRIPFRRPTVKKPTNKAAGIESRDGDLDLEFSQPRSGQSSSRQHASRPEATPLDFVIHPQSKIDPEEVRARAKAAAQDQQRMKPFPVEQAKILSLSHIPEAW; translated from the exons ATGAAAAAGCTG TCCGACGAAGAAATCAATGTAAATAGAAAACTAGCTAAGGAACTGGTTGACAAATGG AGCCGACCCATATTTAATAAGAGTACACGGTTTGAGGACATGAGAAATGCTGAGGACGACAGGATTCCTTTCAGGAGGCCAACTGTTAAAAA GCCGACAAATAAAGCAGCAGGGATAGAATCTAGAGATGGTGATCTTGATTTGGAATTTTCACA GCCTAGGTCTGGACAGTCTTCTTCAAGGCAACATGCATCAAGGCCAGAAGCAACACCTTTGGATTTTGTGATCCATCCCCAATCTAAAATTGATCCAGAAGAAGTTAGAGCGCGAGCAAAAGCTGCTGCACAAGATCAGCAGAGAATGAAG CCTTTCCCAGTTGAGCAAGCGAAAATTCTATCACTCTCGCATATACCAG AGGCTTGGTAA
- the LOC107648726 gene encoding protein IWS1 homolog 1 isoform X1, with the protein MKKLSDEEINVNRKLAKELVDKWSRPIFNKSTRFEDMRNAEDDRIPFRRPTVKKPTNKAAGIESRDGDLDLEFSQPRSGQSSSRQHASRPEATPLDFVIHPQSKIDPEEVRARAKAAAQDQQRMKPFPVEQAKILSLSHIPANGT; encoded by the exons ATGAAAAAGCTG TCCGACGAAGAAATCAATGTAAATAGAAAACTAGCTAAGGAACTGGTTGACAAATGG AGCCGACCCATATTTAATAAGAGTACACGGTTTGAGGACATGAGAAATGCTGAGGACGACAGGATTCCTTTCAGGAGGCCAACTGTTAAAAA GCCGACAAATAAAGCAGCAGGGATAGAATCTAGAGATGGTGATCTTGATTTGGAATTTTCACA GCCTAGGTCTGGACAGTCTTCTTCAAGGCAACATGCATCAAGGCCAGAAGCAACACCTTTGGATTTTGTGATCCATCCCCAATCTAAAATTGATCCAGAAGAAGTTAGAGCGCGAGCAAAAGCTGCTGCACAAGATCAGCAGAGAATGAAG CCTTTCCCAGTTGAGCAAGCGAAAATTCTATCACTCTCGCATATACCAG CCAATGGAACTTGA